The Novosphingobium kaempferiae genome includes a window with the following:
- a CDS encoding S26 family signal peptidase, translating into MLRLYLVFARTLLAAWIALGQLPRQAASALGAADGDQPARPARFTLVLLVVLPSALFAALVMPRIHLVMTPSIDAYAVRVSPGPIRRGDYVMFTLRHPVAGPNAVQVTKHALCLPGDRLTLSERPSAHAPSATGVHYYCNGRLLGVSLPEARGGLKLEHMNWSGVIPPGLAYVGSPHPRGFDSRYLGLLPIARLTRMERIL; encoded by the coding sequence GTGCTCAGGCTCTACTTGGTATTCGCTAGAACCCTGTTAGCTGCCTGGATCGCGCTGGGTCAGCTGCCGCGGCAGGCGGCGAGCGCGCTGGGGGCTGCGGACGGTGACCAGCCTGCACGTCCGGCCCGGTTCACCCTCGTCCTGCTGGTCGTGCTTCCCAGCGCCCTGTTTGCGGCTCTCGTCATGCCGCGGATACATCTGGTCATGACGCCCTCGATCGATGCTTACGCAGTTCGTGTAAGTCCGGGACCGATCAGACGCGGCGATTATGTGATGTTCACGCTTCGCCACCCCGTCGCGGGACCCAATGCCGTCCAGGTAACCAAGCATGCCCTGTGTCTCCCGGGCGATCGGCTCACGCTATCGGAACGACCCTCCGCGCACGCCCCCTCGGCAACGGGCGTCCATTACTATTGCAACGGCAGGCTGCTCGGGGTCAGCCTTCCCGAAGCGCGCGGCGGCCTGAAACTCGAACACATGAACTGGAGCGGGGTGATCCCGCCGGGCCTGGCCTATGTCGGATCGCCCCATCCTCGAGGGTTCGACAGCCGCTATCTTGGCCTGCTTCCCATTGCGAGGCTGACCCGCATGGAGCGCATACTGTGA
- a CDS encoding conjugal transfer protein TraF: MKLRRPPAAFIGALALLCSGGTVAAQQPSTPGQRHGYWWYEAPKPEPEADRDDATIERPHIPPMEQLATWTPPRIRDLIARQRDYAATVLTVDAVADFWRLQDFARRKARAFAGVTQLAMLQHPELNSRSANPMVGDARSQLGAQKDAQRRSYLGANAGEFALVMFSRSSCGYCRVQWRIVQRFQEEMGWQVTLLDLDRRPEVKERFGVEITPTTMVIRRGSAQRMIIASGVEAYPALAQTAYQAVRLLRGDIRPEQFLTGAGEEGGFFDALANGPVSAGEPAAAAADSMAPSAEITP, from the coding sequence GTGAAACTGCGGCGCCCTCCTGCCGCATTCATCGGCGCCCTGGCCTTGCTCTGCTCGGGCGGCACAGTAGCGGCACAGCAACCCTCGACGCCCGGTCAAAGGCACGGCTACTGGTGGTACGAAGCACCGAAACCTGAACCCGAAGCCGATCGCGACGATGCCACCATCGAGCGCCCCCACATCCCGCCCATGGAACAGCTGGCGACCTGGACACCGCCACGGATCCGCGATCTCATCGCGAGGCAGCGAGACTACGCGGCCACCGTGCTCACGGTCGATGCCGTCGCGGATTTCTGGCGTCTGCAGGACTTTGCCCGGCGCAAGGCCAGGGCATTCGCCGGGGTCACGCAGCTTGCCATGCTGCAGCACCCCGAACTCAATTCCAGATCAGCAAACCCCATGGTCGGCGATGCCCGCTCGCAGCTTGGCGCACAAAAGGATGCCCAGCGAAGATCGTACCTGGGCGCGAACGCCGGTGAGTTTGCGCTGGTCATGTTTTCGAGATCGAGCTGCGGCTATTGCCGGGTGCAGTGGCGGATCGTCCAGCGCTTCCAGGAGGAAATGGGCTGGCAGGTCACGCTCCTCGATCTCGACAGACGGCCCGAAGTGAAGGAGAGGTTCGGGGTCGAGATAACGCCGACGACCATGGTCATCCGGCGGGGCAGCGCGCAGCGGATGATCATTGCCTCGGGCGTCGAAGCCTACCCTGCGCTGGCGCAAACGGCCTATCAGGCCGTGCGCCTGCTGCGCGGCGACATACGGCCCGAACAGTTCCTGACGGGGGCGGGAGAGGAAGGCGGTTTCTTCGATGCGCTCGCCAACGGTCCCGTCTCGGCGGGCGAACCCGCAGCTGCGGCCGCCGATTCTATGGCTCCAAGCGCAGAGATCACGCCATGA
- a CDS encoding conjugal transfer protein TraH translates to MKRSIRYLQVPAILLASAFAPSSHAQSWAESWFDNVTYTSPGSFEDQTRGYVTAGGMSGRVDVHNDYLMSMSLPKVRAGCGGIDMFLGGMSFLDPDYLVQKLESILQAAPAVAFQYLLETLDEKMGNIISKMEAATNFLNSIQVNDCRLANRMVQIAKGDDNISGIIEEMTGYRSVKQGFAKSYQQSREKIEANKNNPTEDLKEALANCPAEVRDIFRTGSLLAHAASRVGAADWAGVMRARVGDIYMRWDDGDKVPLFTAIPQCAGQDTESAQDFLTGRVQRRGLNLPPTGADCTRDGSGRGALVLARERMLSIATKIRTRTALTTEERQFVANVRTLPVYRMLEWGVRQGVADSVIADTDELVALTLAYQMLNDLTRTIDFTLTNAERGAALAGSADGNDANVCQTRILSRGIEQLGTLRDEVLRQRAQMRQSYMAALDQANLSASYAGLLRDRDHDARNAAGAAARSQ, encoded by the coding sequence ATGAAAAGGTCGATCCGCTATCTGCAGGTCCCGGCGATCCTGCTCGCGTCAGCGTTCGCACCATCGTCACACGCCCAGAGCTGGGCGGAGTCCTGGTTCGACAATGTCACTTATACGTCGCCAGGGAGCTTCGAGGATCAGACCCGTGGTTATGTGACGGCCGGCGGCATGTCCGGAAGGGTCGATGTCCACAACGACTATCTGATGTCGATGAGCCTGCCCAAGGTCCGGGCAGGTTGCGGGGGCATCGACATGTTTCTGGGAGGGATGTCTTTCCTCGATCCCGATTACCTTGTCCAGAAACTCGAAAGCATACTCCAGGCGGCCCCGGCAGTCGCCTTCCAGTATCTTCTGGAAACGCTCGATGAAAAAATGGGAAATATCATCTCGAAAATGGAAGCGGCGACCAATTTTCTCAATTCCATACAAGTCAACGACTGCCGGCTTGCCAACCGTATGGTCCAGATCGCCAAAGGCGATGATAATATTTCGGGGATTATCGAGGAAATGACGGGATACCGGTCGGTAAAGCAGGGCTTTGCGAAGAGCTATCAGCAGAGCCGCGAGAAGATCGAGGCGAACAAAAACAATCCGACCGAGGACCTGAAGGAAGCGCTCGCCAATTGCCCGGCCGAGGTCAGGGATATCTTTCGAACGGGCTCCCTGCTCGCGCATGCGGCCTCGCGCGTCGGTGCCGCGGACTGGGCAGGTGTGATGCGGGCCCGGGTCGGTGACATCTACATGCGCTGGGACGACGGGGACAAGGTGCCGCTGTTCACCGCGATCCCGCAATGCGCTGGCCAGGACACCGAGAGCGCGCAGGATTTCCTGACAGGAAGGGTTCAGCGCCGTGGCCTGAACCTGCCTCCGACCGGGGCGGACTGCACAAGGGACGGCTCGGGGCGGGGTGCTCTCGTACTGGCCCGCGAGCGGATGCTGTCGATAGCGACGAAAATCCGCACCCGCACCGCTCTGACCACCGAAGAACGCCAGTTCGTCGCGAATGTCCGCACGCTGCCCGTCTACCGAATGCTGGAGTGGGGCGTTCGCCAGGGCGTGGCGGACTCGGTCATTGCCGATACCGACGAACTGGTCGCACTTACGCTGGCCTATCAGATGCTGAATGACCTCACGCGCACCATCGACTTCACGCTCACCAATGCCGAGCGGGGCGCGGCACTGGCGGGTTCGGCTGATGGCAACGATGCCAATGTGTGCCAGACGCGCATACTATCGAGAGGTATCGAACAGCTTGGCACTCTACGCGACGAGGTTCTGCGGCAACGGGCGCAGATGCGGCAAAGCTACATGGCGGCGCTGGACCAGGCCAATCTGTCGGCGAGCTATGCGGGCCTGCTGCGCGATCGCGACCATGACGCGCGCAATGCCGCGGGCGCCGCTGCTCGCAGCCAGTAG